A part of Streptomyces sp. NBC_01451 genomic DNA contains:
- a CDS encoding class-II fumarase/aspartase family protein — protein MNGRTASASVGTDSGLLAPTWAGTPAAAEVTDEAWLQAMLDVEVALAQAQFEVGLTPAEALATIVSEAHADRLDLVALAYAARAAANPVVALVTAFTEVVAAKDPAAAEYVHRGSTSQDVLDSAAMLIARRVLTLIATDLERTAAALAALADTHRHTVLAGRTLTQHAVPTTLGLKAAGWLQLVTDARTRVQAVASALPAQLGGAAGTLAAYREYAALDGGAGGASGGEGGVELLAPFAKALGLAEPTLPWHTVRTPIAELGAVLQLVTGALGKFALDVQTMCRTEIGEVSEPAAAGRGASSAMPQKRNPALATLIVSAARQVPAYALVLAQCLLAEDERPAGAWHAEWQPLREALRLTGGAAHTAVELAEGLIVHPDRMLANLELTGGAVVTERLAVVLAPVLGKAHAKKLLSTAAAESATTGRPLTELLSTQPELATRLPPTHLADLLDPTRYTGAADALIDRALRTYEGNGGVVRWAK, from the coding sequence ATGAACGGGAGAACGGCTTCCGCCTCCGTGGGCACCGACTCGGGGCTGCTCGCGCCCACCTGGGCGGGTACGCCCGCGGCTGCCGAGGTGACCGACGAGGCGTGGCTCCAGGCCATGCTGGACGTGGAAGTGGCCCTGGCGCAGGCCCAGTTCGAGGTCGGGCTGACCCCCGCCGAGGCGCTGGCGACGATCGTCTCGGAGGCCCACGCGGACCGCCTCGACCTGGTCGCCCTGGCATACGCGGCCCGGGCCGCCGCCAACCCGGTCGTCGCACTCGTCACCGCCTTCACGGAGGTGGTCGCCGCCAAGGACCCGGCCGCCGCCGAGTACGTGCACCGGGGTTCGACCAGCCAGGACGTCCTCGACTCGGCGGCCATGCTGATCGCCCGCCGCGTACTCACCCTGATCGCCACCGACCTCGAACGTACCGCCGCCGCCCTGGCCGCACTCGCCGACACCCACCGCCACACCGTCCTGGCCGGCCGCACCCTGACCCAGCACGCGGTACCCACCACCCTCGGCCTGAAGGCGGCGGGCTGGCTGCAGCTCGTCACGGATGCCCGCACGCGCGTACAGGCGGTGGCGTCCGCTTTGCCGGCCCAACTGGGCGGCGCGGCAGGCACGTTGGCCGCGTATCGGGAGTACGCGGCCTTGGACGGCGGGGCGGGAGGGGCTTCCGGGGGTGAGGGCGGAGTCGAGTTGCTGGCCCCGTTCGCGAAGGCCCTCGGGCTGGCGGAGCCGACGCTGCCGTGGCACACCGTACGCACTCCGATCGCCGAGCTGGGCGCGGTGCTTCAGCTGGTCACCGGGGCGCTCGGCAAGTTCGCGCTGGACGTGCAGACAATGTGCCGTACGGAGATCGGCGAGGTCTCCGAACCGGCGGCGGCCGGACGAGGCGCCTCGTCCGCGATGCCACAGAAACGCAACCCCGCCCTCGCCACCCTCATCGTGTCGGCGGCCCGCCAGGTCCCCGCATACGCGCTGGTGTTGGCCCAGTGCCTGCTGGCGGAGGACGAGCGCCCGGCCGGGGCGTGGCACGCCGAGTGGCAGCCGTTGCGGGAGGCACTGCGGCTGACGGGCGGCGCGGCGCACACGGCGGTGGAGCTGGCGGAGGGCCTGATCGTCCACCCGGACCGCATGCTGGCCAACCTCGAACTGACCGGCGGAGCCGTCGTCACCGAGCGACTGGCGGTCGTACTCGCCCCGGTGCTCGGCAAGGCACACGCGAAGAAGCTCCTGTCGACGGCCGCCGCCGAGTCGGCAACCACCGGCCGCCCACTGACTGAACTCCTCTCCACACAACCCGAGTTGGCAACCAGGCTGCCCCCCACCCATCTGGCGGACCTGCTCGACCCGACCCGCTACACGGGTGCGGCGGACGCACTGATCGACCGAGCACTGCGTACTTACGAGGGCAACGGAGGCGTCGTCCGATGGGCGAAGTGA
- a CDS encoding FAD/NAD(P)-binding protein, with protein MTGPGPAPGPVSSGDVCDAVVVCVIGAGPRGLSVLERLCANAGRAGRPVVVHLVDPYPPGPGAVWRTDQPPELLMNTVASQVTLFTDDSVPCAGPSVPGPSLYEWARTLGPDGYPARVLAEARSLGPDTYPTRAFHGHYLEWVLQHLLRTAPPEVTVHTHRTTATALADEPDGGQTVTLADGDRLTGLDAVVLALGHGRSTPSPEERDLHSFATRHARTDPGTGTGSGVAYVGPANPADADLSAIRPGTPVALRGLGLNFFDQLALLTEGRGGTFKQGDDQDGRGAGLVYIPSGNEPVLYAGSRRGVPYHARGENEKGALGRHHPRFLTPEIIAGLRRRPVGFRTDIWPLIDREVRTVYYEAWLRAAQGPGTAAEFVRSCFAGRESESVLLDRYDVPPDRRWDWRRIEQPYGERHFTDRADFRDWLLGYLRQDVAAARLGNVNGPLKAALDALRDLRNEVRLVVDHGGVVGESYRAELDGWYTPLNAFTSIGPPAFRIEQLIALIEAEVLHVVGPGMRVRPTEGATGGPAEAGSRSAGFLVDAERVAEAPVLVKVLVEARLPDIDLRRSASPLLRGLLAAGGCVPYRPDRHKTHEVAKTAEAHGTQGAHEVSAVREVSEVREIHETGGMAVTDGAPRVLDASGRPHPRRFAFGVPTEGVRWVTAVGIRPGVGSVTLEDSDAIARAVLGLEGSEVPSPRDGSNAAPRISGPGSRRA; from the coding sequence ATGACCGGACCCGGCCCCGCACCCGGACCAGTCTCTTCGGGTGACGTCTGCGATGCCGTCGTCGTGTGCGTGATCGGTGCCGGTCCGCGCGGGCTCTCGGTGCTGGAGCGGCTCTGCGCCAACGCGGGCCGGGCCGGCCGCCCGGTCGTGGTCCACCTCGTCGACCCGTACCCGCCCGGCCCGGGCGCGGTGTGGCGCACCGACCAGCCGCCCGAACTGCTGATGAACACGGTCGCCTCCCAGGTGACCCTGTTCACCGACGACAGCGTGCCGTGCGCGGGCCCGTCGGTACCGGGCCCGAGCCTGTACGAGTGGGCGCGCACCCTCGGACCCGATGGGTACCCGGCCCGGGTCCTGGCGGAGGCACGGAGCCTCGGCCCGGACACCTACCCGACCCGCGCCTTCCACGGCCACTACCTGGAATGGGTCCTCCAGCACCTCTTACGCACCGCCCCGCCCGAAGTCACGGTCCACACACACCGGACGACCGCGACCGCACTGGCCGACGAACCGGACGGCGGACAGACGGTGACCCTGGCGGACGGCGATCGGCTCACCGGCCTGGACGCGGTCGTCCTGGCCCTGGGACACGGCAGGTCGACCCCCAGCCCGGAGGAACGCGACCTGCACTCCTTCGCCACCCGCCACGCACGTACCGACCCCGGTACTGGTACTGGTTCCGGAGTGGCCTACGTGGGTCCCGCCAACCCGGCCGACGCCGACCTGAGCGCCATCCGGCCCGGCACCCCGGTCGCTCTGCGCGGACTCGGGCTGAACTTCTTCGACCAGCTGGCCCTGCTCACCGAGGGCCGCGGCGGCACGTTCAAGCAGGGCGACGACCAGGACGGCCGGGGCGCCGGGCTGGTGTACATCCCGAGCGGCAACGAGCCGGTGCTGTACGCGGGTTCACGGCGCGGGGTCCCGTACCACGCGCGCGGGGAGAACGAGAAGGGCGCGCTGGGCCGCCACCACCCCCGCTTCCTGACCCCGGAGATCATCGCCGGCCTGCGGCGGCGCCCCGTCGGCTTCCGCACGGACATCTGGCCCCTGATCGACCGCGAGGTCCGGACCGTCTACTACGAGGCGTGGCTCCGGGCCGCCCAAGGCCCCGGGACAGCGGCGGAGTTCGTACGGTCCTGCTTCGCGGGCCGCGAGTCCGAGTCGGTCCTGCTCGACCGGTACGACGTACCGCCGGACCGGCGCTGGGACTGGCGGCGCATTGAACAGCCTTACGGGGAACGGCACTTCACGGACCGCGCCGACTTCCGGGACTGGCTGCTGGGATATCTGCGGCAGGACGTCGCCGCCGCCCGTCTCGGCAATGTGAACGGCCCGCTGAAGGCGGCGCTGGACGCGTTGCGGGACCTGCGCAACGAGGTCCGGCTGGTGGTCGATCACGGCGGGGTCGTCGGCGAGTCGTACCGGGCCGAACTGGACGGCTGGTACACGCCGTTGAACGCGTTCACGTCGATCGGTCCGCCCGCGTTCCGGATCGAGCAGCTGATCGCGCTGATCGAGGCCGAGGTGCTGCACGTGGTCGGTCCGGGGATGCGGGTACGGCCGACGGAGGGCGCGACGGGCGGCCCTGCCGAAGCCGGTTCCCGTTCGGCCGGTTTCCTCGTGGACGCGGAGAGGGTGGCGGAGGCGCCGGTGCTGGTGAAGGTGCTGGTCGAGGCCCGGCTGCCCGACATCGACCTGCGGCGCAGCGCCAGTCCGCTGCTGCGGGGGCTGCTGGCTGCGGGCGGATGCGTCCCGTACCGGCCGGACCGCCACAAGACGCATGAGGTGGCCAAGACAGCTGAAGCGCATGGAACACAGGGAGCACATGAGGTATCTGCGGTGCGCGAGGTGAGTGAGGTGCGTGAGATCCACGAGACGGGCGGGATGGCGGTGACCGACGGTGCGCCCCGGGTGCTGGACGCGTCGGGGCGACCGCACCCGCGCCGGTTCGCCTTCGGGGTGCCGACGGAGGGGGTGCGCTGGGTGACGGCGGTCGGCATCAGACCGGGCGTGGGCTCGGTGACGCTGGAGGACTCGGACGCGATCGCGCGGGCGGTGCTGGGCCTGGAGGGTTCCGAGGTGCCGTCGCCGAGGGACGGGTCGAACGCCGCCCCTCGGATCTCCGGCCCAGGGAGTCGACGCGCATGA
- a CDS encoding NAD-dependent epimerase/dehydratase family protein, with the protein MRILVAGATGVVGHPLVGALRARGHQVSALVREESRARAPEADAIVVADALDREALLTAVTDVRPEVVVHQLSALRLLRDDPPEAFARTARLRTEGTANLLAAARAAGARRLVAQSIAFAAAPTGDPVVDEDAPLYVDATDPGWASTVRAVSELEEQVLAAAGELSGLVLRYGTLYGPGTAYARTGGTGQRVLAGRLPLPEGGAGITSFLHVEDAVGAAVAAVESETTGAFHITDDEPVPAAQWLPHFARALDAPPPRTVPVTMAPRLLGWFMAHQLTSAAGASNARARTELGWKPVRPSWRDGLGQE; encoded by the coding sequence GTGCGGATACTTGTCGCCGGGGCCACCGGAGTGGTCGGACATCCGCTGGTGGGCGCGCTGCGGGCGCGGGGCCACCAGGTGAGCGCGCTGGTAAGGGAGGAGTCCCGGGCCCGCGCTCCGGAAGCGGACGCGATCGTGGTCGCCGACGCCCTCGACCGGGAAGCGCTGCTGACCGCCGTGACGGACGTACGGCCCGAAGTCGTCGTCCATCAGCTGTCGGCGCTGCGGCTGCTGCGCGACGACCCGCCGGAGGCCTTCGCGCGGACCGCGCGACTGCGCACCGAGGGCACCGCCAACCTGCTCGCGGCGGCCCGCGCGGCCGGTGCCCGGCGGCTGGTCGCGCAGTCCATCGCCTTCGCCGCCGCGCCGACCGGAGACCCGGTCGTCGACGAGGACGCGCCCCTGTACGTGGATGCCACGGACCCCGGCTGGGCGTCCACCGTACGGGCCGTCTCCGAGCTGGAGGAACAAGTCCTGGCAGCGGCCGGGGAGTTGAGCGGGCTGGTGCTGCGGTACGGGACGCTGTACGGCCCCGGCACCGCGTACGCCCGTACCGGCGGGACCGGACAGCGGGTGCTGGCGGGGAGGTTACCGCTGCCCGAGGGCGGGGCCGGGATCACCTCCTTCCTGCATGTGGAGGATGCCGTGGGCGCGGCGGTGGCCGCCGTGGAGTCGGAGACCACCGGCGCCTTTCACATCACGGACGACGAACCGGTCCCGGCAGCACAGTGGTTGCCCCATTTCGCCCGGGCACTGGACGCCCCGCCGCCACGCACGGTTCCGGTGACGATGGCACCCCGGCTGCTCGGCTGGTTCATGGCCCACCAGCTGACCTCGGCGGCCGGCGCGTCGAACGCCCGGGCGCGTACGGAACTGGGCTGGAAGCCGGTGCGGCCGAGCTGGCGCGACGGGCTGGGCCAGGAATGA
- a CDS encoding class I adenylate-forming enzyme family protein: protein MLISRQERARICSDTELGAGNILARLAAYDRPRDEVVLRMDGNWLAPDGSCPTHLTLGELREVVETYSGWYTAHGVRPRDPVALHSCSSAEFAVNFLALTSLGAIPSFVNGNLAPDMAREYVRRQGAVGAFTDREHHAVLASKAPDPASGSGLGFCVTAADIRPEHRASLPPSYPYRHDPTDPVLISHSSGTTGMPKGVPHTHRTLMYAQLHRLRYSTGTDMERTLVGLPGAHNAMVATLLYCLLLRTDIKLLSSQRGTEVLDAIEDFRPTTVLAFAGTFGEMAAEDLTTRDLSSVQVWFNTGDAAHEAHIRALVRYGSHQTIGKDLRRVRVDGSVFVDGLGSSEAGYSVFHNRHTKDTSAYSRCVGRPISFAEAAVLAEDGTPLPPGEIGRLGLKSPTLTPGYWNDSLTWNRMRLGGYWLTGDLAHQDEDGNFYHLDRAPDAIRTPDGVVFSTRTEELLLRELPELADCTVVGGAEDGVRADWDGDGVAHAYALLQLANGEGARAAGEGEAEGGPTDGELTDRVNATLRSAGFPPVTRALRMKPDDVAKGATGKVLKRVMRDRFAASTAEERR, encoded by the coding sequence ATGCTCATCAGTAGGCAGGAACGGGCGCGGATCTGCTCCGACACCGAACTGGGCGCCGGGAACATCCTGGCGCGCCTGGCGGCGTACGACCGTCCACGCGACGAGGTCGTCCTCCGGATGGACGGCAACTGGCTCGCCCCCGACGGCAGTTGCCCCACCCACCTCACCCTCGGGGAGTTGCGGGAGGTCGTCGAGACCTACTCGGGCTGGTACACCGCCCACGGGGTGCGCCCCCGCGACCCCGTCGCCCTCCACTCCTGCTCCAGCGCCGAGTTCGCGGTGAACTTCCTGGCGCTGACGTCCCTCGGCGCGATCCCGTCCTTCGTCAACGGCAACCTCGCGCCCGACATGGCGCGCGAGTACGTACGCCGGCAGGGTGCCGTCGGCGCCTTCACGGACCGCGAGCACCACGCCGTACTGGCGTCGAAGGCCCCGGACCCGGCCTCGGGCTCCGGCCTCGGCTTCTGCGTGACCGCCGCCGACATCCGCCCCGAACACCGCGCCTCGCTCCCGCCCTCCTACCCGTACCGGCACGACCCCACCGACCCGGTGCTCATCTCGCACTCGTCCGGAACCACCGGTATGCCCAAGGGAGTTCCGCACACCCACCGCACACTGATGTACGCGCAGCTGCACCGCCTGCGCTACTCCACCGGCACCGACATGGAACGCACCCTGGTCGGACTGCCCGGCGCGCACAACGCGATGGTCGCGACGCTGCTGTACTGCCTTCTCCTGCGCACCGACATAAAGCTTCTCTCCAGCCAGCGCGGCACCGAAGTGCTGGACGCCATCGAGGACTTCAGGCCCACCACCGTGCTGGCCTTCGCCGGCACCTTCGGCGAGATGGCCGCCGAGGACCTGACGACCCGCGACCTCTCCAGCGTGCAGGTGTGGTTCAACACCGGTGACGCGGCGCACGAGGCACACATCCGGGCCCTCGTGCGGTACGGCAGCCACCAGACGATCGGCAAGGACCTGCGGCGCGTACGGGTCGACGGCTCCGTCTTCGTCGACGGGCTCGGCTCCTCCGAGGCCGGCTACTCCGTCTTCCACAACCGGCACACCAAGGACACCTCGGCCTACTCCCGCTGTGTCGGCAGGCCGATCAGTTTCGCCGAGGCCGCCGTACTCGCCGAGGACGGCACCCCGCTGCCGCCCGGCGAGATCGGCCGCCTCGGCCTCAAGTCCCCCACCCTCACGCCCGGTTACTGGAACGACTCGCTGACCTGGAACCGTATGCGCCTCGGCGGCTACTGGCTCACCGGCGACCTCGCCCACCAGGACGAGGACGGCAACTTCTACCACCTCGACCGTGCCCCGGACGCCATCCGCACCCCGGACGGCGTCGTCTTCAGCACCCGCACCGAGGAACTCCTGCTCCGCGAACTCCCCGAACTGGCCGACTGCACGGTCGTCGGGGGCGCCGAGGACGGCGTACGGGCGGACTGGGACGGCGACGGAGTGGCACACGCCTACGCGCTCCTCCAACTCGCGAACGGGGAAGGGGCAAGGGCAGCGGGAGAGGGAGAGGCTGAAGGGGGTCCCACCGACGGGGAGTTGACCGACCGGGTGAACGCGACTCTCAGGTCCGCCGGGTTTCCCCCTGTCACCCGCGCCCTGCGCATGAAGCCGGACGACGTCGCCAAGGGCGCCACCGGCAAGGTCCTCAAACGGGTGATGCGCGACCGCTTCGCCGCTTCCACGGCCGAGGAGCGGCGATGA